In one Ochotona princeps isolate mOchPri1 chromosome 16, mOchPri1.hap1, whole genome shotgun sequence genomic region, the following are encoded:
- the NANOS2 gene encoding nanos homolog 2, producing MQPPPFDMWKDYFNLNQVLWALIKSREPGLEAQGMTEELSPPEAPPEQDQQGLAGLGAGGGPGPALCNFCKHNGESRHVYSSHQLKTPEGIVLCPILRHYVCPLCGATGGQAHTLKYCPLNGGQQSLYRRSGRNSAGRKVKR from the coding sequence ATGCAGCCCCCACCTTTTGACATGTGGAAGGACTACTTCAACCTGAACCAGGTACTGTGGGCGCTGATCAAGAGCCGCGAGCCGGGGCTGGAAGCCCAGGGGATGACAGAGGAGCTAAGCCCTCCCGAGGCCCCACCAGAGCAAGACCAGCAGGGCCTAGCAGGGCTGGGGGCCGGTGGGGGGCCCGGGCCTGCCCTGTGCAACTTCTGCAAGCACAACGGGGAGTCGCGTCATGTGTACTCTTCGCACCAGCTGAAGACGCCTGAGGGTATTGTGTTGTGTCCCATCCTGAGGCATTATGTGTGTCCCCTGTGTGGGGCCACAGGGGGCCAGGCCCACACGCTCAAATACTGCCCGCTCAATGGTGGCCAACAGTCTCTGTACCGCCGCAGTGGACGCAACTCGGCTGGCCGCAAGGTGAAACGCTGA
- the NOVA2 gene encoding RNA-binding protein Nova-2 isoform X1 has product MEPEAPDSRKRPLETPPEVVSTKRSNTGEEGEYFLKVLIPSYAAGSIIGKGGQTIVQLQKETGATIKLSKSKDFYPGTTERVCLVQGTAEALNAVHSFIAEKVREIPQAMTKPEVVNILQPQTTMNPDRAKQAKLIVPNSTAGLIIGKGGATVKAVMEQSGAWVQLSQKPEGINLQERVVTVSGEPEQVHKAVSAIVQKVQEDPQSSSCLNISYANVAGPVANSNPTGSPYASPADVLPAAAAAASAAAASGLLGPAGLAGVGAFPAALPAFSGTDLLAISTALNTLASYGYNTNSLGLGLNSAAASGVLAAVAAGASPAAAAAANLLASYAGEAGAGPAGGAAPPPPPPPGALGSFALAAAANGYLGAGAGGAAGGGGGPLVAAAAAAGAAGGFLTAEKLAAESAKELVEIAVPENLVGAILGKGGKTLVEYQELTGARIQISKKGEFLPGTRNRRVTITGSPAATQAAQYLISQRVTYEQG; this is encoded by the exons AGGAAGGCGAATATTTCCTGAAGGTGCTGATCCCCAGCTACGCAGCGGGCTCCATCATTGGCAAGGGCGGGCAGACCATCGTGCAGCTGCAGAAGGAGACGGGAGCCACCATCAAGCTCTCCAAGTCCAAAGATTTCTATCCCG GAACCACAGAACGGGTATGTCTAGTACAGGGCACGGCCGAGGCCTTGAACGCTGTGCACAGCTTTATTGCCGAGAAGGTTCGAGAAATCCCACAAGCGATGACCAAGCCTGAAGTGGTCAACATTCTTCAACCCCAAACCACGATGAACCCTGACAGAGCCAAACAG GCCAAGCTGATTGTCCCCAACAGTACGGCCGGCCTCATCATCGGTAAGGGGGGCGCAACGGTGAAGGCCGTCATGGAGCAGTCCGGTGCGTGGGTGCAGCTGTCCCAGAAGCCCGAGGGCATCAACCTCCAGGAGCGTGTGGTGACGGTCAGCGGCGAACCGGAGCAGGTGCACAAGGCCGTGAGCGCCATCGTGCAGAAGGTACAGGAAGACCCCCAGAGCAGCAGCTGCCTCAACATCAGCTACGCCAACGTAGCTGGCCCCGTGGCTAACTCCAACCCCACCGGTTCACCGTACGCCAGCCCAGCCGACGTGCtgcccgctgctgctgccgccgcatCAGCCGCCGCCGCCTCTGGCTTGCTGGGCCCCGCCGGCTTGGCCGGAGTGGGCGCCTTCCCCGCAGCCCTGCCCGCCTTCTCAGGCACCGACCTGCTGGCCATCAGCACGGCGCTCAACACGCTAGCCAGCTACGGCTACAACACCAACTCCCTGGGCTTGGGCCTCAACTCGGCCGCCGCCTCGGGCGTCCTGGCGGCCGTGGCCGCAGGTGCCAGCCCCGCCGCGGCCGCAGCCGCCAACCTGCTAGCCTCTTACGCGGGTGAGGCGGGGGCCGGGCCAGCCGGAGGAGCTGCCCCGCCGCCACCCCCGCCCCCTGGAGCCCTGGGGTCCTTTGCCTTGGCCGCGGCCGCTAACGGCTACCTCGGAGCCGGGGCCGGCGGCGCGGCCGGCGGCGGAGGGGGCCCGCTGGTGGCAGCCGCCgcggcagcaggtgcagcaggtggCTTCCTGACAGCGGAGAAGCTGGCTGCCGAGAGCGCCAAGGAGCTGGTGGAGATCGCGGTGCCTGAGAACCTGGTGGGCGCCATCCTGGGTAAAGGGGGCAAGACGCTGGTGGAGTACCAGGAGCTGACAGGCGCCCGCATCCAAATCTCCAAGAAGGGCGAGTTCCTGCCAGGCACGCGGAACCGGCGGGTCACCATCACGGGCAGCCCCGCGGCCACGCAAGCCGCTCAATACCTCATCAGCCAGCGGGTGACCTACGAGCAGGGG TGA
- the NOVA2 gene encoding RNA-binding protein Nova-2 isoform X2 — protein sequence MEPEAPDSRKRPLETPPEVVSTKRSNTGEEGEYFLKVLIPSYAAGSIIGKGGQTIVQLQKETGATIKLSKSKDFYPGTTERVCLVQGTAEALNAVHSFIAEKVREIPQAMTKPEVVNILQPQTTMNPDRAKQAKLIVPNSTAGLIIGKGGATVKAVMEQSGAWVQLSQKPEGINLQERVVTVSGEPEQVHKAVSAIVQKVQEDPQSSSCLNISYANVAGPVANSNPTGSPYASPADVLPAAAAAASAAAASGLLGPAGLAGVGAFPAALPAFSGTDLLAISTALNTLASYGYNTNSLGLGLNSAAASGVLAAVAAGASPAAAAAANLLASYAGEAGAGPAGGAAPPPPPPPGALGSFALAAAANGYLGAGAGGAAGGGGGPLVAAAAAAGAAGGFLTAEKLAAESAKELVEIAVPENLVGAILGKGGKTLVEYQELTGARIQISKKGEFLPGTRNRRVTITGSPAATQAAQYLISQRVTYEQGVRASNPQKVG from the exons AGGAAGGCGAATATTTCCTGAAGGTGCTGATCCCCAGCTACGCAGCGGGCTCCATCATTGGCAAGGGCGGGCAGACCATCGTGCAGCTGCAGAAGGAGACGGGAGCCACCATCAAGCTCTCCAAGTCCAAAGATTTCTATCCCG GAACCACAGAACGGGTATGTCTAGTACAGGGCACGGCCGAGGCCTTGAACGCTGTGCACAGCTTTATTGCCGAGAAGGTTCGAGAAATCCCACAAGCGATGACCAAGCCTGAAGTGGTCAACATTCTTCAACCCCAAACCACGATGAACCCTGACAGAGCCAAACAG GCCAAGCTGATTGTCCCCAACAGTACGGCCGGCCTCATCATCGGTAAGGGGGGCGCAACGGTGAAGGCCGTCATGGAGCAGTCCGGTGCGTGGGTGCAGCTGTCCCAGAAGCCCGAGGGCATCAACCTCCAGGAGCGTGTGGTGACGGTCAGCGGCGAACCGGAGCAGGTGCACAAGGCCGTGAGCGCCATCGTGCAGAAGGTACAGGAAGACCCCCAGAGCAGCAGCTGCCTCAACATCAGCTACGCCAACGTAGCTGGCCCCGTGGCTAACTCCAACCCCACCGGTTCACCGTACGCCAGCCCAGCCGACGTGCtgcccgctgctgctgccgccgcatCAGCCGCCGCCGCCTCTGGCTTGCTGGGCCCCGCCGGCTTGGCCGGAGTGGGCGCCTTCCCCGCAGCCCTGCCCGCCTTCTCAGGCACCGACCTGCTGGCCATCAGCACGGCGCTCAACACGCTAGCCAGCTACGGCTACAACACCAACTCCCTGGGCTTGGGCCTCAACTCGGCCGCCGCCTCGGGCGTCCTGGCGGCCGTGGCCGCAGGTGCCAGCCCCGCCGCGGCCGCAGCCGCCAACCTGCTAGCCTCTTACGCGGGTGAGGCGGGGGCCGGGCCAGCCGGAGGAGCTGCCCCGCCGCCACCCCCGCCCCCTGGAGCCCTGGGGTCCTTTGCCTTGGCCGCGGCCGCTAACGGCTACCTCGGAGCCGGGGCCGGCGGCGCGGCCGGCGGCGGAGGGGGCCCGCTGGTGGCAGCCGCCgcggcagcaggtgcagcaggtggCTTCCTGACAGCGGAGAAGCTGGCTGCCGAGAGCGCCAAGGAGCTGGTGGAGATCGCGGTGCCTGAGAACCTGGTGGGCGCCATCCTGGGTAAAGGGGGCAAGACGCTGGTGGAGTACCAGGAGCTGACAGGCGCCCGCATCCAAATCTCCAAGAAGGGCGAGTTCCTGCCAGGCACGCGGAACCGGCGGGTCACCATCACGGGCAGCCCCGCGGCCACGCAAGCCGCTCAATACCTCATCAGCCAGCGGGTGACCTACGAGCAGGGGGTGAGGGCCTCAAACCCCCAAAAAGTGGGATGA